A region from the Lolium perenne isolate Kyuss_39 chromosome 4, Kyuss_2.0, whole genome shotgun sequence genome encodes:
- the LOC127347974 gene encoding uncharacterized protein → MGSPQALKPVSQFNGMATKPRLSVFCSNRQLYAMLVDDHGKRMLFYASTLQEAICGDPSCSTVEASRRVGEELVKACKELEVSEVSCYDRNGFARGEKMMAFEDPIAQHGFLPR, encoded by the exons ATGGGCTCTCCTCAAGCCCTGAAGCCCGTCTCTCAG TTCAACGGCATGGCAACCAAGCCCAGGCTGTCTGTCTTCTGCTCCAACAGGCAGCTCTATGCCATGCTTGTCGACGACCATGGCAAGAGGATGCTCTTCTATGCCAGCACCCTGCAGGAGGCCATCTGCGGCGACCCTTCATGCAGCACCGTG GAGGCATCTCGGAGGGTCGGGGAGGAGCTCGTCAAGGCGTGCAAGGAGCTGGAAGTCTCCGAGGTCTCGTGCTACGACCGCAACGGCTTCGCCCGAGGGGAGAAGATGATGGCGTTCGAGGATCCGATCGCGCAGCATGGGTTCCTGCCGAGATAG